Proteins found in one Vespula pensylvanica isolate Volc-1 chromosome 10, ASM1446617v1, whole genome shotgun sequence genomic segment:
- the LOC122632483 gene encoding uncharacterized protein LOC122632483 isoform X2: MRRGRSVALRRLLVVVALLSLSAAAYALPGNDNKRSRTCDISDANNISCSKHERCVQKKINEKIEGVCDCEQGYEYVKDDECWPSVSLIPINSTTVRLDHAEDSGGSSVAAGLLIPTFLIIIGVVLYFGARRYRWLQRFRQYRQRRYGNVLVTRNDDDDDDPPIA; this comes from the exons ATGCGAAGGGGACGAAGCGTCGCGTTACGCcgcctcctcgtcgtcgtggccctgctctctctttctgcagCTGCCTACGCTTTAccag GTAACGACAACAAGCGATCAAGGACGTGCGACATCTCGGACGCGAATAACATCTCATGCTCCAAGCATGAAAGATGCGTccagaaaaaaatcaatgaaaagatAGAAGGGGTGTGCGACTGCGAACAAGGTTACGAATACGTAAAGGATGATGAGTGCTGGCCTAGTGTATCGCTGATTCCAATTAATTCGACAACTGTCAGACTGGATCACGCAGAGGATTCAGGAG gTAGTTCAGTAGCCGCTGGTCTTTTGATACCAACCTTCCTGATAATAATTGGCGTCGTACTGTATTTCGGTGCGAGACGATACAGATGGCTCCAACGATTTCGACAATATCGACAACGACGTTATGGCAACGTCCTAGTCACAagaaacgacgatgacgatgacgatccTCCAATAGCgtaa
- the LOC122632483 gene encoding uncharacterized protein LOC122632483 isoform X1, translating into MRRGRSVALRRLLVVVALLSLSAAAYALPAGNDNKRSRTCDISDANNISCSKHERCVQKKINEKIEGVCDCEQGYEYVKDDECWPSVSLIPINSTTVRLDHAEDSGGSSVAAGLLIPTFLIIIGVVLYFGARRYRWLQRFRQYRQRRYGNVLVTRNDDDDDDPPIA; encoded by the exons ATGCGAAGGGGACGAAGCGTCGCGTTACGCcgcctcctcgtcgtcgtggccctgctctctctttctgcagCTGCCTACGCTTTAccag CAGGTAACGACAACAAGCGATCAAGGACGTGCGACATCTCGGACGCGAATAACATCTCATGCTCCAAGCATGAAAGATGCGTccagaaaaaaatcaatgaaaagatAGAAGGGGTGTGCGACTGCGAACAAGGTTACGAATACGTAAAGGATGATGAGTGCTGGCCTAGTGTATCGCTGATTCCAATTAATTCGACAACTGTCAGACTGGATCACGCAGAGGATTCAGGAG gTAGTTCAGTAGCCGCTGGTCTTTTGATACCAACCTTCCTGATAATAATTGGCGTCGTACTGTATTTCGGTGCGAGACGATACAGATGGCTCCAACGATTTCGACAATATCGACAACGACGTTATGGCAACGTCCTAGTCACAagaaacgacgatgacgatgacgatccTCCAATAGCgtaa